ctgctactactgctactactactactactactactactactactactactgcaactgctactactactattactactactactgctactactactgctactgcaactgctactactactactattactactactactactgctgctactactgctactgcaactgctagcgctactactactactactactactgctactactactgctactgcaactgctagcgctactactactgctactactactactgctactactactgctactactactactactactgctgctactactgctactgcaactgctagcgctactattactactactactactgctgctactactgctactactactactactactactgctactactactgctactgcaactgctactactactattactactactactactgctgctactactgctactgcaactgctactactactattactactactgctactgcaactgctagcgctactactactgctactactactgctactgcaactgctagcgctactattactactactactactgctgctactactgctactactactactactactactactactgctgctactactgctactgcaactgctactactactgctactgcaactgctagcgctactattactactactactactgctgctactactgctactactactactactgctgctgctactactactactactgctgctactactgctactgctactactactactgctactactactactactactactattactactactactactattactgctactactgctactactactactactactgctgctactactactactactgctgctactactgctactactactactactactgctgctactactactactgctactgctactactactactgctactgcaactgctactactactattactactactactactgctgctactactgctactactactactactactactgctgctactactgctactgcaactgctagcgctactattactactactactactgctgctactactgctactactactactactactgctgctactactgctactactactgctactgcaactgctagcgctactactactgctactactactactactactactgctactactactactactgctgctgctgctgcttctactgctactactgcaactgctactactaccattactactactagtactactagtatattattattattattattattattattattattattattattattattattattattattaatactactaccaccaccaccaccaccaccaccattactactactactagaaAATAACGTGAAAATAATATGCACTACATAAAATTACGCAACACAAATGTGTCTCATTCTGCATGATATAAGTTCTCATTTGACTATAGTATCAACACTTCTTTAATTAAGCATAGAGGTGTTGCATTATGTTACAAAGTTGCCTATATCCACGAGTGATGTTATGATATTACTTTATCAGTAAGAAGTGTCACAGTGTGCCTGCTGTCACATACCATGTGAGCTATAGGTAAGTGagtcaggaccacacagctgacacTCTGAACATGCCACCAGTCTGCATTAGCTATACAGATGGCATACACCCGTCCTATgtgcctttaaaaaaaaatgattcaTGCAAGAAGTCTGTATTTCAGCGTGCCCGGGACACTGagctctctcctggctgtgcagAGCCATGCAGGCTGGGCTGTGCAGGTGACGTGTAGGACTGATCCTCAGGGCTGCATGGGACACGCGGGAGGCGAGTTGCAGAGCCTGGCACCGGCGGTatgcacagagatcacacactgcaCACTCACAGCGGCACATCACGCACTCACACGGCACGCATATATAacttcccagcacacacacacacacacacacacacacacacacacaccttcccagcgcgcgcgcgcacacacacacacacacacacacacacacacacacacacacacacacacacacacacacacacgcatgtacACCTTCCCAGCACACTCACAGCACGCATATACACCTTCCCAGCACACTCACAGCACGCATATACACCTTCCTATCACACTCACAGCACGCATATACACCTTCCCAGCACACTCACACTCACAGCACGCATATACACCTTCCTATCACACTCACAGCACGCATATACCGCTTGATCCCTGCGCTGCACACCGCATGCTCCTCACTACGCTTTCCTCAAGCTGAGATGGGGGAACGCACACTAACTGGAGTCCGCACTCATCGGGTGAGAGCTGGCCGTGCACCCACTGTGATCTGTATTACCGGATAGTAATACATATTTATTAACCCCACTTCCCCTGCTTGGTATTGGGATGCTGCAGAGGCGGGATGCAGACAGGTAACCAGGGCACAGCACAGCGGTGTGCATGGGGGTCACTGTCATGTGAGATTGCTGCACTGTCTGCAATGACTGCGCCGTCACTAGAGACAGCAAGGGATGCTGCTGTGTATGATGGCTTGTTTGTGCAACCTTTATCTCTCCCCATCTattgtagaactacaggttccagcctgCATAAAATTTACAGTAACACGTTCAGTTTCTATGTACTCCTTGCACACACTGGATCAGTGGAACATACTCACATCTATATGACTGGGCGCATGTGTGCAGCATATGGGGACTTCCTACGTGTAATGTAGCAACAGGTCATCTCCTGATCGCACTGCGCTGATATTTGTACTGTGCCTTTATATTTTCATCTCAGTTTGCAGAATGTTCCCTCGTCATGGGGTTAAATTACATAAATTGCTATGGTTAAGTGAAGATTTCTACATTTCACAGTAAATTATGCTAGATATAATATTGCGTATTAGACGTTTTACTATGTATAGAGTAGGATGGATGCTAAAAACTGAAATAAAACTGAAAGTAATCCGGTACCCATTCCTAGTCGCAGTAATTTTATTGTTACTGACAGGTTTGTTGGATGTTACAACTAAACCCATACATATGCAGGGATGACGATTGCAGATACATTTGGGGTTTTACGTTTACCCAATTTTAaaaaatactattattattattattattattattattatttataatgacACAGAACTCCAAAGACATATAAACTATATTACATTTGCATCAATAATTTGGAATTAGAGGTTAAAGTCTTTGAAGGTGACTCTCTATGGACCAATGATTTGCAAAGTTTCTTTCATTTCTGACACCTGATTTATATGCAGAAAAAGATAAAacataaatacaatttattcattTAACCCTCAACTCACTGTTTCTGCTAATTACGTTGTGGTttctgcttttctctctctctttctgtcggtTATATCAACATATAATTTATCATAGGACAAAGTTAGCCCCTGGGCAAAGTTGGTGAAAAGTTTTTAGGTTGCTGGTATGGGCACAATGATGAGGCTGTGATCTGATGATATAATTGGTGTCCATGCATAGAAATGTCAAAGGGGAGAACAAAATACAATATAATGTATTGCATTGCCTCTACCACCATAAAGTATAATGATACATAGTTATAATTTATATTACAAAGACACTTTTGCATAAGAATGAAGAGACATACAATCTACTGAGTTACAGTTTGCTCTATGAAGCAGTCAGTAATAATTGTCTAATTATATTAAatgttatatgtactgtatatcctcAGCGTGAATTATTGACCTAGGTAAGAGCCTGCATATTAAACACATGTATACCGGTGTATCACGTGGGGAGGCTAAATACAGGCTCCAGTTtgcaattgcaaatgaataaataataaaagtaACCCCACTTTTCGCACAGTAACGATGCTGATGGGCAGAAAGTGAGGGCAATATGACTAAAATGCAATTACTTTCATTACAGGAGTGTTTTGAAAGCCAAGGGTCAGACGAAATTCAAGGGCACTACAGTTCTGAAGATTAGGAAAATATTTTAAACAGAATTTAATGCAATAAAGCTAATTTGAACCATAACACAGTTGATGTGAATGGGGCTTTAAAAAGGGTTGACCAAACAGTTGCAGATTTCACCCAAAATATTCAGCTTGTTTGGTTTGGGTGAAATAATGGAGTAGATTTAGTTTAAAATAATAATCATCGTgaattaaaataataaatacaattaATCCGAACAGGACAGCGCCTCATCTTTCCTGCAGCATGCAGACGTACATGGTAGTCGTCCCAATGCTtcaggcaatatatatatatatatatatatatatatatatatatacacacatatatacatacatacatatatatacatatatatatacacacacacacatatatacacatatatgtatatatacatacacacacatatatatatatatatatatatatacatacatgcacacacacacacacacacacacacacacacacacacacacacacacacacacacacacacacgtaaagttATATGCATATAGGGAAATTATAATATAAATAATTATTTGACATACGtatttttctattattattattattaatattattattattattattattattattattattattattattattattattactttttttagTGATCATTTAGTAGAAATGTATTAGAAAAGTACAGAGTAATATCGCGGGCTGGCAGGCATATGGCAAGAGGCTGATGAGCAGAAACCAACTCACAAGGCAGATTGTGACATTGGAGGTCAGGCTGAGAGGAGCAATCTGACAATATTTGTacacatattcctcccacagatccTCCTAATCAGAGACTGACCAAGTTGTGGGAGTCTCAGCAAAGGTTATTCTTTCCCAAGCACGATGAATGTAGATCGGGTTACTTATAATGGCTACTTATTATTGGTGCTGCCTCCCACAGCTAAGCCACCGATCTGCCTCACAGGACTGATTGTTCCAACATGATGCAGACTAAAGAGGGGTCCTTACTTGCCTGGCAGCTAACATAGCACCAATTCCGTAGGGTTCTATAGGACAGTTATCTCAGTTCTCTGCAGTGTGCAGTTTACAAAAGGAATCACATAAAGatatttacattgtttaatttttttgtGCAAAATCATAtaggtgtgtttatgtgtgtagtagctaattatttttttttaaatcaagcacAGTCATTATCCTTCATA
The Pseudophryne corroboree isolate aPseCor3 chromosome 4, aPseCor3.hap2, whole genome shotgun sequence DNA segment above includes these coding regions:
- the LOC134911787 gene encoding uncharacterized protein DDB_G0271670-like yields the protein SSSSSSSSSSSSSSSSSSSSSSSNSSSSSCSSSSSSSSSSSSSSSSSSSSSSSSSSSSSSSSSSSSSSSSSSSSNSSSSSNSSSSSSSSSSSSSSSSSSSSSSSSSSSSSSSSSSSSSSSSSSNSSASSCSSSSSSSCSSSSSSSSSSSSSSSSSSSSSSSSSNSSASSCSSSSSSSSSSASSCSSSSSNSSSSSCSSSSSSSSSSSNSSSSSCSSSSSSSSSSSSSSSSSSSSSSSNSSASSCSSSSSSSSSSSSSSSSSSSSSSSSSSASSCSSSSSSSSSSSSSSASSCSSSSSSSSSSSNSSSSSSCSSSSSSSSSSNSSSSSCSSSSSSSSSSSSSSSSSSSSSSSNSSASSCSSSSSSSSISASSCSSSS